The Mercenaria mercenaria strain notata chromosome 8, MADL_Memer_1, whole genome shotgun sequence genome has a segment encoding these proteins:
- the LOC123565273 gene encoding uncharacterized protein LOC123565273, which produces MCITKQKMEILNINSYCFIVYFLLLLSSASAINDVGILNLYKTVSYGDGTYYGNKQGGSCTLNVPHLPPVASRVDRLVALNAPQMFGSSACGMCLRVNGSGQGLGHSPITGSYIVYVKDICPECKPGDVDFAVEGDGRWKVSMKAVQCPVAGLIEYKLQGSNNYYIKLQIRNDRIPTTTLRMFQPIHNTWTEMFRTRDGYWEFPRNDNRIDKPIARPIKLLLYSPNGQVLYDEIHPRSMEFKGIIHGRGVQYRFSPDLPSA; this is translated from the exons atgtgtataACGAAGCAGAAGATGGAAATATTAAACATCAACTCGTATTGTTTTATTGTGTATTTCCTTTTATTATTATCGTCTGCGTCTGCGATCAATGATGTtggaattttaaatttatataaaacggTTTCATACGGAGAC ggtacatactatggtaacaAACAAGGTGGTTCGTGTACGCTGAATGTCCCACATTTGCCACCTGTAGCATCTCGGGTGGACAGGCTTGTAGCTCTTAATGCTCCTCAAATGTTTGGCTCATCAGCATGTGGAATGTGTCTCAGA GTCAATGGCTCTGGACAAGGACTTGGACACTCTCCTATAACAGGAAGTTACATTGTTTATGTTAAAGACATTTGTCCTGAATGCAAACCTG GTGACGTAGATTTCGCTGTTGAGGGTGATGGGCGCTGGAAGGTCAGTATGAAAGCTGTACAATGCCCGGTTGCTGGACTAATTGAATACAAACTACAAGGCAGTAATAATTACTACATAAAACTGCAAATCAGAAATGATAG gATTCCAACTACAACGTTGCGTATGTTCCAGCCGATACACAATACATGGACCGAGATGTTCCGAACACGTGACGGATATTGGGAGTTTCCCAGGAATGACAACCGGATAGATAAACCAATAGCAAGACCTATCAAACTTTTGCTATATTCTCCGAACGGTCAAGTTCTCTATGACGAAATACATCCACGTTCTATGG aattCAAAGGCATAATACACGGAAGAGGTGTACAGTATCGTTTCAGTCCGGATCTGCCATCCGCCTAA
- the LOC123564232 gene encoding uncharacterized protein LOC123564232 has translation MSFLRFPTIGKPKDVKRKRQYDPQLLSLAFNEVKKGMKIHKASVKYGIPDSTLRDRFSGPMQPAPEPERFNTRPGPQPVLSDVEEQQLVDHTKYMSSIGYGYSRAEFMTLATDYAKILQKKGPSDPEFSQSWYDGFITRHADLTLAKPQKLSLVRARATSEAVLDAYFKELDSVLKKHGLMDKPENIWNVDESGLLMEHRPTNVLCEKGSVPQAVTSSRGQTVTIIAAGSAVGNRVPPYYIFPGKRWKSDFLDGACPGSAGTMSDSGWSNSLIFLDYLKMHFSKYVPASNEPVLLMFDGHKSHVNMTLKEWGESRNLVFFVIPPHTSHITQPLDVGCFGPMKRAYHSECQAYMRRTPGLQINKLNIAELSGKAYNKAVTPANLIAAFKKSGIYPINRDQLTPSQTAPSAIYQEVVNEVDTTEENTTGTENEKELSFLDKRKITKVLQVQKKRKVPPAVHGNLMSPTKSSKLKRPSESTLQIKPENENKSSSKKSVKSSKHVEKKSPLPGTSGLNLKTTSGIPVDTDSDSDSYVEDDETDKCVVCKKSSPDAFTCAYTIEIIKWGRCDSCSGWVHLKYCTPVRVLRRGDTFICPLCDREP, from the exons ATGTCATTTTTACGG ttcCCAACCATAGGCAAGCCAAAGGATGTCAAAAGAAAACGTCAATATGACCCCCAACTACTCTCCTTAGCATTCAATGAGGTGAAAAAAGGGATgaaaatccataaagcatctgtAAAATATGGGATTCCTGACAGCACTCTTCGTGACAGGTTTAGTGGACCCATGCAGCCTGCCCCTGAACCAGAGAGATTCAACACCCGGCCAGGCCCACAGCCGGTTCTTTCTGATGTTGAAGAACAGCAGCTTGTGGACCATACTAAGTATATGTCATCAATAGGATATGGCTACTCTCGTGCTGAATTCATGACACTTGCAACAGACTATGCAAAAATTCTTCAAAAGAAAGGCCCATCTGATCCCGAGTTTTCTCAGTCATGGTATGATGGGTTCATTACCCGACATGCAGATCTGACCCTGGCAAAACCCCAGAAGCTGTCTTTAGTTCGTGCCCGGGCTACCTCAGAAGCTGTCCTGGATGCATATTTCAAGGAGCTTGACTCGGTTCTTAAAAAACATGGCCTGATGGACAAACCTGAAAATATATGGAATGTTGACGAATCTGGTCTTCTCATGGAGCATAGGCCTACTAACGTCCTTTGTGAAAAAGGTTCTGTACCGCAAGCTGTTACCAGTAGCAGGGGACAAACAGTTACCATAATTGCTGCTGGGAGTGCTGTTGGCAACAGGGTGCCCCCTTACTATATCTTCCCGGGCAAAAGATGGAAATCTGACTTCCTTGATGGTGCTTGCCCTGGATCTGCAGGAACAATGTCTGACTCTGGATGGTCAAATTCTTTGATCTTTCTGGACTATTTAAAAATGCACTTCAGCAAATATGTACCCGCCAGTAATGAACCAGTGTTACTCATGTTCGATGGACATAAATCCCATGTAAATATGACCTTGAAAGAATGGGGGGAATCAAGAAATTTAGTGTTCTTTGTTATTCCTCCACATACGTCGCACATTACTCAGCCCCTGGACGTGGGCTGTTTTGGGCCTATGAAAAGGGCATACCACAGCGAGTGCCAGGCATACATGAGGAGAACACCTGGTCTGCAGATCAATAAGCTGAATATCGCTGAACTATCTGGCAAGGCATATAACAAAGCTGTCACTCCGGCCAATCTTATTGCAGCCTTCAAAAAGTCAGGAATATATCCCATAAATAGGGACCAATTAACTCCATCACAAACTGCCCCTTCTGCAATATATCAGGAAGTGGTCAATGAAGTAGACACAACTGAAGAAAACACAACTggtactgaaaatgaaaaagaactaAGTTTCCTggataaaagaaaaataacaaaggTACTGCAAGTCCAAAAGAAAAGGAAAGTTCCACCAGCCGTCCACGGTAACCTCATGTCACCAACCAAGTCTTCAAAACTGAAAAGGCCGTCTGAAAGCACTCTTCAAATTAaacctgaaaatgaaaacaaatccaGCTCAAAGAAATCTGTAAAGTCCtctaaacatgttgaaaaaaaatcaccacTGCCTGGAACATCTGGCCTGAACCTGAAAACAACAAGTGGCATACCAGTGGACACCGACTCAGACAGTGACAGTTATGTTGAGGATGATGAAACAGACAAATGTGTTGTATGCAAAAAGAGCTCACCAGATGCATTCACATGTGCTTACACTATAGAAATAATTAAGTGGGGCAGATGTGACTCTTGCTCAGGATGGGTACACCTAAAATATTGTACCCCAGTTAGAGTTTTGAGACGTGGTGACACATTCATTTGTCCATTATGTGACAGGGAACCTTAA